From the Thermococcus sp. 18S1 genome, one window contains:
- the cdr gene encoding CoA-disulfide reductase, whose translation MGKTVVIIGGGAAGMSTASRVKKLKPEWDVKVFEATEWVSHAPCGVPYVVEGVSPKEKLMHYPPEVFIKKRGIDLHMKAEVIEVEQGSVRVREEDGEHTYEWDYLVFANGASPQVPALEGCELEGVFTADLPPDAVAITEYMEKHDVKDVVVIGTGYIALEMAEAFVARGKNVTLIGRSERVLRKTFDKEITDIVEAKLRENLNLRLQELTLRFEGNGRVEKVITDAGEYKADMVIVATGIKPNTELARELGVRIGETGAIWTNERMETSVENVYAAGDVAETRHLITGRRVWIPLAPAGNKMGYVAGSNIAGKEIHFPGVLGTSITKFLDLEIGKTGLTEAEAIKEGYDVRTAFIKARTKPHYYPGARDIWLKGVVDNETNRLLGVQAVGAEILPRIDTAATMLTAGFTTKDVFFTDLAYAPPFAPVWDPLIVLSRVLKF comes from the coding sequence ATGGGAAAGACGGTGGTTATCATAGGCGGTGGAGCGGCAGGAATGAGCACCGCGTCGCGCGTTAAGAAGCTAAAACCCGAGTGGGACGTCAAGGTCTTCGAGGCAACCGAATGGGTCAGCCACGCCCCCTGTGGTGTGCCCTACGTGGTCGAGGGAGTTTCACCAAAGGAGAAGCTCATGCACTACCCCCCTGAGGTCTTCATCAAGAAGCGCGGCATAGACCTCCACATGAAGGCTGAAGTCATAGAGGTCGAGCAGGGAAGCGTCCGCGTCAGAGAAGAGGATGGGGAGCACACCTACGAGTGGGACTACCTCGTCTTCGCCAACGGTGCCTCGCCACAGGTTCCCGCGCTTGAGGGCTGTGAGCTTGAAGGCGTCTTTACGGCGGACCTTCCGCCAGATGCCGTTGCCATAACCGAGTACATGGAGAAGCACGACGTTAAGGACGTTGTTGTCATAGGCACGGGATACATCGCCCTTGAAATGGCGGAAGCCTTCGTTGCGAGGGGCAAGAACGTTACACTCATAGGAAGGAGCGAAAGGGTTCTGAGAAAAACCTTCGACAAGGAGATTACCGACATCGTTGAGGCGAAGCTGAGGGAGAACCTTAACCTCCGCCTCCAGGAGCTTACACTGCGCTTTGAGGGCAACGGCCGGGTCGAGAAAGTTATCACCGATGCCGGCGAATACAAAGCGGACATGGTTATCGTGGCGACGGGCATAAAGCCCAACACTGAGCTCGCGAGGGAGCTGGGGGTCAGGATTGGAGAGACCGGGGCCATCTGGACCAACGAGAGGATGGAAACCAGCGTCGAGAACGTCTACGCCGCCGGTGACGTCGCCGAGACGAGGCATCTCATCACCGGCAGGCGCGTCTGGATTCCCCTTGCTCCGGCCGGCAACAAGATGGGCTACGTTGCTGGAAGCAACATAGCCGGAAAGGAGATTCACTTCCCGGGAGTGCTTGGGACGAGCATAACCAAGTTCCTTGACCTGGAGATTGGAAAGACTGGCCTAACTGAGGCCGAGGCTATTAAGGAAGGCTACGACGTCAGAACTGCGTTCATAAAGGCCAGAACAAAGCCCCACTACTACCCGGGCGCCAGAGATATATGGCTCAAGGGCGTCGTCGACAACGAGACCAACAGACTCCTCGGTGTCCAGGCGGTTGGAGCCGAGATACTGCCGAGAATAGACACTGCCGCAACGATGCTCACCGCGGGCTTCACGACGAAGGACGTTTTCTTCACGGACCTGGCATATGCACCGCCCTTCGCCCCCGTCTGGGACCC
- a CDS encoding DUF424 domain-containing protein, translating into MIYVKIYRVQGEVLLAACDEELLGKTFREGDLKLEVKERFYRGELVEEDALDSLLHEATIANLTGERCVSKAIELGYVDEDRVLRIQGVPHAQMARLFL; encoded by the coding sequence ATGATATACGTTAAAATATATCGAGTCCAGGGGGAAGTTCTCCTCGCGGCCTGTGATGAGGAGCTCCTCGGAAAGACCTTCAGGGAGGGCGACCTCAAACTCGAGGTCAAGGAGCGGTTTTACAGGGGAGAACTTGTTGAGGAAGATGCCCTTGACTCCCTGCTTCACGAAGCCACGATAGCCAACCTCACCGGCGAACGCTGCGTCTCCAAGGCAATAGAGCTCGGTTACGTTGATGAGGACAGGGTTCTCAGAATCCAGGGCGTTCCACACGCGCAGATGGCCCGGCTCTTCCTCTGA
- a CDS encoding 60S ribosomal export protein NMD3, with protein sequence MSERFCYRCGISESEGGPLIDGLCQVCFRKENPVLLIENEVNTELCQNCGSYRKRGVWVDPASYDLEELIFEVAENALMEALEDSFSEGIVEYEVVSQEELDEIEELPVGRAAVAFEPADFHLEHFPAIVTYEVRAKARVHELQRELHDETRYVTVYVRQTVCPRCSKFLGGYFEAILQVRAEGRPLTEEERKAIGKLVEEKVDEIMRRDRMGFIQDTIEKEEGMDFYMGSTSSARKLAQAIKERFGGTISEAYELVGVDRQTSREVHRASVSIRIPKFQRGDLVMDRRGNVYTVEGVDGKGMTLTNLVTRETERRDWKTVKREGIDAVEGERKEAMVTSITPTEVQLMDMETYETYELEKPRMELREGEVYRMVEVKGRKYFLDRKE encoded by the coding sequence ATGAGCGAGAGATTCTGTTACAGGTGCGGGATAAGCGAGAGCGAAGGGGGACCGCTGATAGACGGACTCTGTCAGGTCTGCTTCAGAAAGGAGAACCCGGTTTTGCTGATTGAGAACGAGGTCAACACGGAGCTCTGCCAGAACTGCGGGAGCTACAGAAAGAGGGGCGTCTGGGTTGATCCGGCGAGCTATGACCTTGAGGAGCTTATATTTGAGGTGGCCGAAAACGCCCTCATGGAGGCCCTCGAGGATTCCTTCAGCGAGGGGATCGTGGAGTACGAGGTGGTCTCCCAGGAGGAGCTTGACGAGATTGAGGAGCTTCCGGTTGGACGGGCCGCGGTGGCCTTTGAACCCGCTGACTTTCACCTTGAACACTTCCCGGCAATAGTGACCTATGAGGTTCGTGCAAAGGCCAGGGTTCACGAGCTCCAGCGCGAGCTCCACGACGAGACCAGATACGTTACCGTCTATGTCCGCCAGACCGTCTGTCCGCGCTGTTCCAAGTTCCTCGGCGGCTACTTCGAGGCCATACTCCAGGTCCGGGCCGAGGGCAGGCCGCTGACTGAGGAGGAAAGAAAGGCCATAGGAAAGCTCGTCGAGGAGAAGGTGGACGAGATAATGCGCAGGGACAGGATGGGCTTCATCCAGGACACCATAGAGAAGGAGGAGGGCATGGACTTCTACATGGGCTCTACTTCAAGTGCCAGGAAACTCGCCCAGGCGATAAAAGAGCGCTTTGGCGGAACGATAAGCGAGGCCTACGAGCTGGTCGGCGTTGATAGACAGACCAGCAGAGAGGTTCACCGCGCGAGCGTGAGCATCAGGATTCCGAAGTTTCAGAGGGGCGACCTGGTGATGGACAGGCGCGGCAACGTTTACACCGTGGAGGGTGTGGACGGGAAGGGCATGACGCTCACCAACCTGGTCACCCGTGAGACGGAGCGCCGCGACTGGAAGACCGTGAAGCGGGAGGGCATAGATGCGGTGGAGGGCGAAAGGAAGGAAGCCATGGTGACCAGTATAACCCCTACGGAAGTTCAGCTGATGGACATGGAGACGTATGAAACCTATGAACTGGAGAAGCCGCGCATGGAGCTCAGGGAGGGCGAGGTGTACCGCATGGTGGAGGTTAAGGGCAGGAAGTACTTCCTGGACAGGAAGGAATGA